Proteins co-encoded in one Cytophaga hutchinsonii ATCC 33406 genomic window:
- a CDS encoding RNA polymerase sigma factor gives MKDNSKIIIECIRTGKNNEALKYLYKDPLRKIRKFILMNSGTLDDADDVFQDAIIVLFQYVKNGKYNEEYDLDGFLFRVAKNSWIDIARKKQKVIKASFIGFDISDETDHLNDLIKDEQLNTFHFLFNKLEDNCKKILSFVVFDKKSMKEIAELMGFKDEKVAKNQHYRCKKYFTKIVSDNKEALTFLKN, from the coding sequence ATGAAAGATAATTCAAAAATCATTATTGAATGCATCCGTACAGGAAAAAATAATGAGGCGTTAAAATATTTATACAAAGACCCGCTCAGAAAAATACGAAAGTTTATTTTGATGAATTCAGGTACGTTGGATGATGCCGATGATGTCTTTCAGGATGCGATCATTGTTTTATTTCAATACGTTAAAAATGGAAAATACAATGAAGAATATGATCTGGATGGATTTTTGTTCCGGGTTGCTAAAAACTCATGGATTGACATTGCACGAAAAAAACAAAAAGTAATTAAAGCATCTTTTATTGGTTTTGATATTAGTGATGAAACAGACCATTTAAATGATTTGATCAAAGACGAACAATTAAATACGTTTCATTTTCTGTTTAATAAACTGGAAGATAACTGTAAAAAGATATTATCTTTCGTTGTATTTGATAAAAAAAGCATGAAGGAAATTGCAGAACTCATGGGATTTAAAGATGAGAAGGTTGCTAAAAATCAACATTACCGCTGCAAAAAATATTTTACAAAAATAGTTTCTGATAATAAAGAAGCATTAACCTTTTTAAAGAATTGA
- a CDS encoding type IX secretion system membrane protein PorP/SprF — MTKILKSSMRFKPVIGIVFLLLGKTFCSQAQLNTTLFEEFSQTIINPYLINPAASDTSYVFKVRINAIDELGLIKYVNRYYLDMDKRIGTSRANSYHFIGLEASNSKMGQYIYRSRCQFRYSWYTQVSAKAALSAGISIGFINYAFLTTQGGTGGSDFGPDGMLGIHYIRQNTVIGFGVQQLFAPVLIPVNQSFKLNRLYNIDVSQRFRVAPRIKLTTYGVIQFSGNDNFSYSLGLMSDVADHVILGVNNFSLKKTSFNFGVQHVLIYGTELSIVTTYSIYHSVFPTPNSTLELFMALQL, encoded by the coding sequence ATGACTAAAATCTTGAAAAGCAGTATGCGTTTTAAGCCTGTAATCGGGATTGTTTTTTTATTGCTGGGTAAGACATTTTGCAGTCAGGCTCAGCTTAATACAACACTTTTCGAAGAATTTAGTCAAACAATCATTAATCCATATTTAATAAATCCGGCGGCATCTGATACTTCTTATGTATTCAAAGTACGTATTAATGCGATAGATGAATTGGGTTTGATTAAATACGTAAACAGATATTATTTGGATATGGATAAACGGATTGGAACCTCCCGGGCAAATTCGTATCATTTTATAGGTTTGGAAGCTTCAAACTCGAAAATGGGTCAATATATATATAGAAGCAGGTGTCAGTTTCGATACTCCTGGTACACTCAGGTAAGTGCGAAGGCTGCATTGTCGGCAGGCATTTCAATTGGGTTTATCAATTATGCGTTTCTTACTACACAAGGTGGTACAGGAGGTTCAGACTTTGGTCCGGATGGAATGCTTGGAATACATTATATCCGGCAGAATACGGTAATCGGTTTTGGAGTACAGCAATTATTCGCTCCTGTATTGATTCCGGTGAATCAATCTTTTAAACTGAACAGGTTATATAATATTGATGTTTCACAACGCTTCAGAGTTGCGCCACGCATTAAATTAACAACATACGGAGTCATTCAGTTTTCCGGCAATGACAATTTTTCCTATAGTTTAGGCTTAATGAGCGATGTTGCAGATCATGTTATACTAGGAGTGAATAATTTTTCACTGAAAAAAACGTCATTTAATTTTGGTGTGCAGCATGTACTCATTTATGGAACTGAGCTGTCTATTGTAACAACATACAGCATTTACCACAGTGTTTTTCCTACGCCAAACAGTACATTGGAATTATTTATGGCACTTCAGTTATAA